The DNA sequence TGTCACCAGCTTCGATGGCGGAAGTATCGAGGACAACGACTGGGCGACCGCAGGGACGGCAGTCCTCGACGAGATCCTGCCGCACCGGAACGGCTGCAGTCACGAGATCGCGTTCTGGAACGGCTCACTCACCGTCGTCTGCCATGACCTCGTCGCGACCTGGACCCCGGCTGGCTGCCCCGACAACTCGTAGACCAGCAGGCCCCCCGCTTGCCCCGGCCCCCCGCTTGCCCAGGTCAAACGGCACGCTGAGGAAGCCACACAGGCCGCTGAGATGCCAGTCGTCCCGGTACTGCGCGAGGGCCTACCCGCCCGCCTGGAAGGCGGCTGCCCCCCGTCCGGAGGTGTGGTTGGTCGCGGGCGTCTTCGCTGCCTGCGGCGGGGCCCGTACGGCCTTGACGCCGAGTTCGCCGAGCCGCTCGCGCTGTTCGTCGCCGAGCCTGACCCCCAGTCTCGGCGTTGCGAGTCGAGCCAGCGTCCGATGTCGTCGCCGTGTCGGGTCGCCCCGGGGGACGATCACGGTCAGGCGGGCGCCGTCGGCGCGGGGCTGGGCGAGTAGGCGTAGTGCCGTTTCCAGTCCACCGGCCAGCCGCTCTCGCCCGGGTTCCGGTCCGGATCGACCAAGGCGAGTGGATCGGCTCGCAGGCGGGAGCGGACCGGGTCCTTGCCCGGCCCCGCCGGGCCTGCGCACGTTCGTGAGCCGATGCCCGACCGGGCGGCCGGGGGCGCCGGCGTGCAGGGGCGCGGCCAAGGTCCCGTGGAGCTTGTAGTAGACCAGCGCTGCAGTGTTCGGAGAAGCGTCAGAAATACAGGACTTCAGCGCCCGCGGCGCAGGTGCCACGTAGCTGTCGCCGACGAGAGGGTCGCCGCCCCTGCTCGCGCCGCCACCCCTTGGTGCCGTCCGTACGAGGCCAAGCCTGGGGGAGCGGGTGAGGTTCCTGATCACCGACCGGGTGCGATCCGGCCAACGTCCGAGGCGCCGGCCGGGGTCGGCCGGCGTCGGCGGGGCGGCCGCTCACGTGGTGCGGCCGGGTCGGGGGAGCGTGGAGAGCCGGCCATCAGGCCCGGGGAGGTGTGCCGATCGCGGCGGAAACCGGTGCCTGATGCCTGCTGAATGTCAGCCCCGGGTGGTAGGTGCCTCGTCGGTAGCCGCCCGCACGGCAGCCCGGCAATTGTCATGCCCGGCCCGTAAGTTCGTACGGCCATGCGTACAACCAGGGCGCCCGCTGAGGTGTCACACCAGATGATTGCCGTTGATCGCCTGGGAGAGGTCTTGAAGAGGTTCACGTCAGCGACACTCGTCGCCGCCACCGCCGTTCTCGGCACCCTGCTCGCACCGGGAACCGCGCAGGCCGCGGATCCCGTCGACATCATGAACGTTCATGCGCGTCCTGAAGGCATCGAGGTCATGTCCCTGGGCGCCATGCCCGACTTCGTCGCCCACCTTCGCAAGAAGGGCAGCGAGACCCGGGTCAAGACCGTGGAGGAATTCACACACAGCAGCAACTGCGACACGTCCTGCGCGGAGGACTTCTACCGGTCCGGTCCGTTGGTTCTTGCCGACCTCGGCTACTACACCGTGGACGTCGAGTACAAGGGCACCGAGGGCGAGCCGATCCTCCACAAGGACGTGGCGGAACTCGACTACCGCGCGCTCGCCAGGTTCGAGAACGCCGCCGTGCCCAAGGCGGTCTCCCTCGACAGCCTGAGCACCACCGTCTCCGCCGACCTGGTCGCTCGCGATCCCCGCGACGGGAAGGGCATTCCGCTCGCGGGCAAGCAGGTGACCGTTGCCTTCGGGGACCGGTCCAAGACGGTTTCCACCGACGCCGCCGGACATCTCTCGGCGCCGGTGGACTTCACGGGTACGGAGAGCTCGGCCGGGATCAGCCTCCAGCACGTCTCCGCCGACAACGGCGAGGGCCGGGCGACCGTCGCCCCCACGGTCGAGCGCCAGCAGGTGAAGATAGCCCTGGACGAAGGCTCCCGCTCGGTGACGGCCCCGTACGGCGATGACGTCACCATCGGCGGAACCATCACGCGAACCGCCAAGGACGGGACGCAGAAGCCGGTCGCCACGCCGATGAGGCTGACGATCCCCAACACCACGGTGTCCGGGTTCACGAGCGATCCCGCGGGTCGGTTCACCAAGCCCCAGAGGGTCCTGAAGTCCTCGACCTGGAAGGTCGCCGCCGCCTACCAGCAGCCGTGGCTCAACACCTCCACGACCGCCGACATCACTGCCAAGGTGACGGCGGGAACCGCCTTCACGAACGTCGCCATGAGCATGGACAAGTACCGCAACGTGTACGCGGGCGGAATCCTCGTCCAGCGCGCCACCTCGGCCGCGCCGGGCCCCGCCAAGGTCGAAGTCCAGTACTCGGCCGACGGCCGCACCGGCTGGTCCACCCGTATGACCGTGGACACCGTCATCGACCGGTACTTCACCATTCCCGCGCTGGAGAACGCGCCGGCGGACGGCTACTGGCGACTGCGGTACGCGGGCACACCCGACCTCGCCGGGTCGAACTCGGCGCGCTTCCGGCTGACCAAGACCGTGACCACCGTCGCGGAGTTCAACGCGAACCCCGAGCCGGTCCGCCAGGGCCAGTACCTCACGCTCACCGGCACGCTCAAGCAGCGGGCCGCGTCCGCCACGACCTGGCGGCCGTACGCGGCCCAGACCGTGCGCTTCTACTTCAAGCCCGCCGGGACCGGCACTTCCTACGCCTACATGGGATCGACCACGACCGCCGCCGACGGCACCTTCAGCCGGAGGTTCACCGCCACGAAGGACGGCACCTGGCAGGCCCAGTTCTACGACAACGGCACCACTCACTTCGCGAGCCGGAGCCGCGAGGACTACGTCGACGTCACCGGCTGACGGGGCTGGCCCGGCTGCTGCGCGGCAGCCGGGCCTTACCGTGCGGGTGCTCGTGCTCGTGCTCGTGAGGAGCGCCGGGCGTCGCACTTCGGACAGGCGTGCAATCAGGTGTGGAGCCAGGCGTGCAGTTCGACGTCGAGAAGAGCGGTCAGCTCGATGTGTGCGGGAGTTCCCGGTGCGGCGCGGCTACGGGTGCGGCCACGGGCGCGGGCGAGGGAGCGGAGTTGCTCGGGCGTGCGCTCAAGGGGCGCCGGGACAAGGTGGTGCTGGCCACCAAGTTCGGCCTGGTCTCGCACGGCGCAGACGGCGCCTGGAACCTGGACTCCGGCCCGGCGAACATCCGCACCGCGGTCGAGGGCTCGCTGAAGCGGCTGGGCACCGCGGTCCAGTCCGAGTACTCCCTGTTCACCCGCGGCATCGAGGAGCGCGTCCTGCCCGTCCTGCGGGAGCCGAACATCGGCCTGGTGCCGTTCTCCCCGTTGGGCCGCGGCGTCCTGACCGGCACCGTGCGTTCCACCGACCAGTTCGACGAGAACGCCGCCCGCCGCCGGCGCCACCCACACCGAGTCCCAGGCCCGGATGCTCGAACGCTGACACCGCCCCCGCGAGAGCCGGCCCGGCCCTGTTTGGAGTAACACCCCTCATGCGTGCAGCAGTGATGTAGGGAAGGATTTCCCTCATGCAGACCGTCACCCTCAGCAACGGCGTCGAGATGCCGCTCCTCGGCTTCGGCGTCTACCAGATCCCCGCCGGGGACACCGAGCGCGCCGTCTCCGAGGCCTTGGCCGCCGGCTACCGCCTGCTGGACACCGCCGCGGCCTACGGCAACGAGGAAGCCGTCGGCCGCGCCATCAAGTCCAGCGGCATCCCGCGCGAGGAGCTGTTCGTCACCACCAAGCTGTGGGTGCAGGACGCCCCCGCCCAGGACAACACCCGCCGCGCGTTCGAGACCTCCCTGAACAAGCTGGGCCTGGACCACCTCGACCTGTACCTGATGCACCAGCCCTTCGGCGACGTCTACGGCCAGTGGCGCGCCATGGAGGAGGTCAACCGCGAAGGCGTGGCCAAGGCCATCGGCGTCGCCAACTTCTACCCCGACCGGCTCATCGACCTGATTGTCAACAACGAGACAGCCCCGCAGGTCAACCAGATCGAGACCCACCCCTTCTTCCAGCGCGCCGACTACCAGGACCTCATGCGCGAGCACGGCGTGCAGATCCAGTCCTGGGGCGGCTTCGCCGAAGGCAAGAACGACCTGTTCACCCACCCGCTGCTCGCCGAGATCG is a window from the Streptomyces sp. NBC_01244 genome containing:
- a CDS encoding aldo/keto reductase — translated: MQTVTLSNGVEMPLLGFGVYQIPAGDTERAVSEALAAGYRLLDTAAAYGNEEAVGRAIKSSGIPREELFVTTKLWVQDAPAQDNTRRAFETSLNKLGLDHLDLYLMHQPFGDVYGQWRAMEEVNREGVAKAIGVANFYPDRLIDLIVNNETAPQVNQIETHPFFQRADYQDLMREHGVQIQSWGGFAEGKNDLFTHPLLAEIGKEYGKSVAQVVLRWLTQRGVVAIPKSVRAERMAENFDVFDFELTDEQMARIATLDTGSSLFFDHHDPEMVTWLAGRRLDG